DNA sequence from the Candidatus Sulfuricurvum sp. RIFRC-1 genome:
ATCTACAGCTGGCAGCCGATGGAGATGTCGAAAAAGGCATTGAAGCGTTCTCAAAAAATTGCCAAAGCGATTACCGACGGTTTGGGCGGAAAAGGGTTGTTCGGTGTTGAGCTGTTTGTGGCAGGCGATGAAGTTTATTTCAGTGAAGTGAGCCCGCGTCCGCATGATACGGGGATGGTAACATTGATTACCCAAAGCCAAAGCGAATTTGCCCTTCATGTACGTGCCGTTCTAGGACTTCCTCTTGGATTTACGTTCTACGGCGACGGGGCAAGTGCGGCGTTTAAATCGGGCGTAGAATCGCATGAACCGGTGATTGATGTCGCCGATGAGCTGTTCGATGATAACAGTTTCGTTCGTGTGTTTGGTAAACCCGAAGCGCACGTCGGACGACGTATGGCGGTCGTGTTGGTATTTGATAAAGTGAACAAAGCGCTCAAAAAAGCGAAAAAATTGATCAAAAAGATTCAAGACGCATGAAAATCGTCATTTTAGATGCACTAACGTATGGCGATACTTCGTTAGCGGGGTTTGAAGCTCTCGGTGATGTGGTGGTTTATCAGACAACATCTGTCGATGAAACGATAGAGCGTGTTCGAGAGGCGGAAGTGATCGTTACGAACAAAGTGGTGATTAGTGACACTGTGATGGAAAGTGCTCCGAATCTCAAACTCATTTGCGTAGCGGCGACGGGGATGAATAACATCGACCATGATGCGGCCACGCGTCGCGGAATTACCGTCAAAAATGTGGCAGGATATTCGACCGATGCGGTCGTTCAACATACCTTTTCGATGTTGTTTTACCTGATGGGACACAGCCGTTATTATGACGAGTATGTCAAAAGCGGTGAGTGGCAGAAGGAGGCGGTATTCGCCCATATCGGACCTTCGTTCAGCGAGCTTCGCGGAAAAACGTGGGGAATTATCGGACTGGGTGAAATCGGTCGCGGTGTGGCAAATGTAGCGAAAGCTTTCGGTGCTAACGTTTGTTACACCTCGACATCGGGGAAAAATGAGAATGCCGAGTATGAGAAAACGACACTGAGCCGTTTGATCGAAAACAGCGATATTATCTCCATCCATGCACCGCTTAATTCCTCGACCGAAAATCTGATCTCTCACTCTGAGCTGTTGCAGATGAAAGACGGAGCGGTACTTTTGAACCTCGGACGCGGTGGAATCGTCGATGAGGATGCTCTCTCGGTTATCATCGATGTGAAACCAATCTTTGTCGGTTTGGATGTGTTAGTCAAAGAGCCGATGAAAACGCCACACCCGTTGTTAGCGATCAAACACCCTGAACGCCTCTATATCACTCCCCATATCGCATGGACATCCCGTGAAGCGCGTGAACGGCTTATTGCGGCTACGATACAAAACATTAAAAAATTCTGCCTCGTATGAGGCAAGCTTCAGTGCCTCAGCGGCTAGCGTAGCCAAAGGGATTATATTCCTTTGGCGTTTTAAAATAGATGCAACAGCGTAGGCAATACGAGCGCAATCCCCAAAAAAACGACCGATGTCGTAAACACCTCCACTGTAACGGTGCGGGGCGAGCAATTGTAGAGCGATGCGAGATTGACATTGGCCACCGCCAGAGGAACAATCAGTTCCAAAAATAAAATCCCCTTCACCATTGGATCCATCTCCACCATCCCTAATACGACAAATGCGATCAGCGGGATCAGGATAAACTTTGTCCCATTGACCCATACCGTGAGCCTAACGTTTATTTCGCCCAGTTTAATGCCGTATAGATAAATCCCAAACAACACCAGCTGCATTGTCATCGAGGCATAGGCTCCCATCATCAATGTTTTATCCACCGCAGGGCTTGGGACGTAACCGATGAGGTTTAGTGTGATCGCTACCAGTGCTGCCCAGAGTACGGGAAGTTTGAGAATATTCATCAGAGAATCACGCATGCTGAACTCACCTCGTGAATAGTAGAATACTCCGATGGTATAGACCACGAAAACATTAACGAGGTTGATGAGGGTGAGATAAGGGACGCTTTGTTCCCCAAAAAGTGCGATTCCTAGAGGGATTCCGAGGTTCCCCGTATTACCGATAAGAGCGGCAACGGTGGCGATGGAACGCTCTTTGGGATTATGAAAGAGCATTTTTGACAGAGGGATCATTAACAGCAATGAAATGATGGTGATCGCCAGATAGAGCGATGGAGCAAAGAGAAGTTCTGTATCGATAGGACGTTTGAGAAGTCCCCAAAAGGTAAGAAAAATTTGTAAAAAATAGACACTGAGCAATGTGATGGTACGGTCGTCAATTTTCTCTTTGAACGCCCATTTGGCACCGAAACCGACTGCGATAAAGAGGTAGATACCCATAATTGAGAATAAAGTTTGCATAGTTTATTTTATCCAAAAAATTAGTCAATCTTTTTGAGTTAGAGCTAACACTCCATCAGGTAAAATCGCAACAATAAGGAGTCAATCATTATGGCAAAAGTATTGATAATCGGGAGCGGTGGTGCAGGATTGGTCAGTGCACTTTCGGCTCGTGAAGCGGGTGCAGAAGTGATTGTAGCTTCCAAAACACTTCCTACAAGATCACAAACCTCGATGGCTCAGGGGGGGATGAACGCCGTTTTAGGTTCCGATGACACCATCGAAAATCATATCGCCGATACTCTACGCTCCTCTGCAGGGTTGGGGGACGAAGCACGAATTGCGCAGATGTGCGAGAAGGCTCCTGCTGCGGTTCGTTGGTGTAACTCTATCGGATTACCGTTTAGCCGTAATGAATCGGGTGAGATTGCAAGACGTCGTCTGGGGGGTGCATCGGCTCCGCGTGCTTGTTATGCACAAGATTACACAGGGCTAAAACTCCTCCATACTCTCTACGACCAATGTCTTAAAGCGGGGATTGAGTTTAAGAACGAGCGTTTTTTACTCAATCTTATCGTAGACGAAGAGACTAACCGTGTGTTAGGTGCGACGTTTTTACACATTGAAACGGGCGAAGTCGAAGAGATCCGCGCCGATGCGGTGATTTTGGCAACCGGCGGATACGGAGCATTGTATGGCAAACACTCGACGAACTCGGTACAAGCAAGCGGTGATGGTTTAGCGGCGGCGGTACGTGCCGGGGCGCACTTAGCCGATATGGAGTTTATCCAGTTCCATCCCACCGCGCTTAAAAGCTCTTCAATTTTGATCTCTGAGAGTGCTCGAGGCGCTGGAGGGTATTTGGTGGATGCGGAGGGTGATCGCTTTACCGATGAACTCGCTTCTCGCGATATAGTAGCACGTGCGATTCATGATGAAATCAATAAAAGCGGTGCAGTCTATCTCGATATCCGCCATCTCGGAGAAGCGTTTATCAACCATGAACTTCCTCAGGAGAGAAAGTTAGCGCAAATTTATGAGGGGATAGATCCGGTGTCAGAGTTAATACCGATCAAGCCTTCTGCCCATTACAGTATGGGGGGGATTGAAGTAAACGCCCAGTGTATGAGCAGTGTAAATGGGCTGTTTGCCGTCGGTGAATGTGCGAACCATAAAACACACGGAGCAAACCGGTTAGGGGGAAATTCGCTTTTGGAGTTGGTTGTTTTTGGACGTGAATGCGGGAAAAATGCGGTTGAATACGGCGTAAAACACCCTGCTCCCGTTTTAGAAAACACCCAGTTAGCCAAAGATACGAACTTTGTCCGTGGGGTGATGTATTTCACCAATCAGATCGATTTTTACCAAAAACAGGAGATGCTCGCTAATATCTTCTATAACAATGTGGGACTCGTGAGGGATGATATGGGGCTCAAAGCAGTTCTGGGGGCGATTCGCCAAATGCAAAAAGAGTTACCGTTTATGGGGCCGCGCGACAAGTCTAAAATCTGCAATACCAATTTGGTTGAATTTATCGAGTTTGGGAACAAAATCGAGTTAGCGGAGATTATCGTGGTGAGTGCGATCAGCCGTGTCGAGAGCCGAGGGGCACATTATCGTATTGATGCACCTGCACGTAATGACCGAATGTTCGGAGCCCACACAATTACATGGAAAGAGGATGGAGTGCTATGCGCGGATTTTTTACGATAAATACGCCGACGGAACGCGTCCCGTTCGGCTACGTTAACACTGGGTTTGCTCTAGCTGTAAGCCCGACGCTTACGCGTTTAAATGATCAAGATGATGAATATGACGACGATGAAGAGAATGAGCGGGAGTGGTGTGACTGATGGAAATAGCTATTGTTCGCGGCGAGGAATCACAAACGTATAACATCGAGTTAGAAAACGTAACTTTGCTTACGCTTCTCAATCACATTAAAACCAAAATCGATCCGACCCTCACCTATTCGCATGGATGCCGCAGCGGTGTCTGCGGTAGTTGTGCCGTGCGGGTGAATGGACGTGAGCAGCTGATGTGCGAATACAAACCCAGCGATGGGGATTGTGTTGAGCCGATCCGTAACGCCCGTGTGATTCGAGATTTAGTTGTCGATAATTCATCTGTCGAACGTTTTAACCGTGTTGGGATGGCATGGAGCGAGGAGAGTGCAAACGAGAGTGTGAGTAGCGATGAGATGGAGAGGATTGAGACGCAAAGCGATTGTATTTTGTGTACGTCGTGTTTCAGCGCCTGTCCTGTTTATGCGGTGAATCCGGATTTTATCGGCCCCTTTGCACTCACTCGTGTTTGGCGTTATGTGAATGATCCTCGTGAAGAAAACTATGATAGCAAAATTGCGGCGATCCAAACCAACGGGATTTGGGATTGTACTCTCTGTGGAGCATGTGTTCCTGTTTGTCCGCAGAACATCGCACCTGC
Encoded proteins:
- a CDS encoding D-2-hydroxyacid dehydrogenase; its protein translation is MKIVILDALTYGDTSLAGFEALGDVVVYQTTSVDETIERVREAEVIVTNKVVISDTVMESAPNLKLICVAATGMNNIDHDAATRRGITVKNVAGYSTDAVVQHTFSMLFYLMGHSRYYDEYVKSGEWQKEAVFAHIGPSFSELRGKTWGIIGLGEIGRGVANVAKAFGANVCYTSTSGKNENAEYEKTTLSRLIENSDIISIHAPLNSSTENLISHSELLQMKDGAVLLNLGRGGIVDEDALSVIIDVKPIFVGLDVLVKEPMKTPHPLLAIKHPERLYITPHIAWTSREARERLIAATIQNIKKFCLV
- a CDS encoding AEC family transporter, which translates into the protein MQTLFSIMGIYLFIAVGFGAKWAFKEKIDDRTITLLSVYFLQIFLTFWGLLKRPIDTELLFAPSLYLAITIISLLLMIPLSKMLFHNPKERSIATVAALIGNTGNLGIPLGIALFGEQSVPYLTLINLVNVFVVYTIGVFYYSRGEFSMRDSLMNILKLPVLWAALVAITLNLIGYVPSPAVDKTLMMGAYASMTMQLVLFGIYLYGIKLGEINVRLTVWVNGTKFILIPLIAFVVLGMVEMDPMVKGILFLELIVPLAVANVNLASLYNCSPRTVTVEVFTTSVVFLGIALVLPTLLHLF
- a CDS encoding FAD-dependent oxidoreductase translates to MAKVLIIGSGGAGLVSALSAREAGAEVIVASKTLPTRSQTSMAQGGMNAVLGSDDTIENHIADTLRSSAGLGDEARIAQMCEKAPAAVRWCNSIGLPFSRNESGEIARRRLGGASAPRACYAQDYTGLKLLHTLYDQCLKAGIEFKNERFLLNLIVDEETNRVLGATFLHIETGEVEEIRADAVILATGGYGALYGKHSTNSVQASGDGLAAAVRAGAHLADMEFIQFHPTALKSSSILISESARGAGGYLVDAEGDRFTDELASRDIVARAIHDEINKSGAVYLDIRHLGEAFINHELPQERKLAQIYEGIDPVSELIPIKPSAHYSMGGIEVNAQCMSSVNGLFAVGECANHKTHGANRLGGNSLLELVVFGRECGKNAVEYGVKHPAPVLENTQLAKDTNFVRGVMYFTNQIDFYQKQEMLANIFYNNVGLVRDDMGLKAVLGAIRQMQKELPFMGPRDKSKICNTNLVEFIEFGNKIELAEIIVVSAISRVESRGAHYRIDAPARNDRMFGAHTITWKEDGVLCADFLR
- a CDS encoding 2Fe-2S iron-sulfur cluster-binding protein; translated protein: MEIAIVRGEESQTYNIELENVTLLTLLNHIKTKIDPTLTYSHGCRSGVCGSCAVRVNGREQLMCEYKPSDGDCVEPIRNARVIRDLVVDNSSVERFNRVGMAWSEESANESVSSDEMERIETQSDCILCTSCFSACPVYAVNPDFIGPFALTRVWRYVNDPREENYDSKIAAIQTNGIWDCTLCGACVPVCPQNIAPAQDIRMLRTKSGMMGYPDPTMNFGGGFDLGGWNF